One Paramisgurnus dabryanus chromosome 10, PD_genome_1.1, whole genome shotgun sequence genomic region harbors:
- the LOC135746883 gene encoding trace amine-associated receptor 13c-like: MAYETEDRETQYCFPAINSSCIKTKRSTHEYNIMYVFFSVLSVWTVFLNLLVIISISHFKKLHTPTNMLILSLAVADLLIGLIVMPLEAIKLIETCWYFGDTICRLFSITMGFLLSASLSNLVLIAVDRYVAVCHPLLYPQKITTARTIMIISVFCFFSSTYNISIVTSTSQRKYTCYGRCTIMTTFALTIIDVFLSFQLPCTIIITLYLRIFYVAHQQVKVINSLMRSGKHLTEGSMRRKSESKAALTLGIIVTVYLFCWIPYYILSLTLNTRMTSVIAYVMLWMLYINSALNPLIYAIFYPWFRTSVKHILNLSIIFKTA, encoded by the coding sequence ATGGCCTATGAGACAGAAGATCGTGAGACTCAGTACTGCTTTCCTGCCATTAACTCATCATGCATCAAGACAAAACGCTCCACACATGAATACAAtatcatgtatgtgtttttttcagtgttgtcAGTATGGACTGTGTTTCTGAATCTGCTGGTgatcatctccatctctcacttcaagAAGCTTCACACTCCAACCAACATGCTCATTCTCTCTCTGGCTGTGGCAGACCTGCTCATAGGACTTATTGTCATGCCCTTGGAGGCAATTAAATTGATTGAAACATGTTGGTACTTTGGAGACACTATCTGTAGACTGTTTTCAATAACCATGGGATTTCTCCTCTCTGCATCTCTgagtaatttagttttaataGCTGTTGACCGTTATGTGGCTGTGTGTCACCCTCTGCTGTACCCACAGAAAATAACAACGGCTAGAACAATTATGATTAttagtgttttctgttttttctcTTCAACTTATAACATTTCAATTGTTACAAGTACCTCAcaaagaaaatacacatgttatGGACGATGTACAATTATGACTACTTTTGCACTCACAATCATTGACGTGTTTCTGTCTTTCCAGCTTCCTTGTACCATCATTATAACTTTATATTTGAGAATCTTCTATGTGGCACATCAGCAAGTGAAAGTTATAAACTCTCTGATGAGGAGTGGAAAACATCTAACAGAAGGTTCAATGAGGAGGAAATCTGAGAGCAAAGCAGCTCTGACATTAGGAATCATTGTGACGGTTTATCTGTTTTGCTGGATTCCCTATTATATTTTATCTCTAACACTAAACACAAGAATGACTTCTGTTATAGCATATGTTATGTTATGGATGTTGTATATTAATTCAGCTCTGAATCCTCTCATCTATGCTATATTTTACCCCTGGTTTAGAACATCAGTGAAACACATCCTAAATCTATCCATAATATTTAAGACAGCATAA